The following DNA comes from Picosynechococcus sp. PCC 7003.
GGTTTGGGCATTGTCGAGGGTTCCAAAACGCAGGGAATTTAAAAGGGCGATCGGACGCGCACCCATCGTAAAAATATCGCGGAGAATACCGCCGACACCCGTTGCAGCCCCTTGGAAAGGCTCGATCGCCGACGGGTGGTTATGGGATTCAATCTTAAAGGCGAGGTGCAGACCATCCCCCATATCGACAACCCCCGCATTTTCACCAGGCCCCACGAGGACGCGCTTCCCTTCTGTGGGGAAACCAGACAGCAACGGGCGGGAATTTTTATAACAGCAGTGTTCCGACCACATCACGCCAAACATCCCCAGTTCCGCCTTGTTGGGGTGGCGACCTAAACGGCTGACAATTTCTTCGTACTCTTCGGGCTTGATACCTTCGGATGCGATTTCTTCAGGGGTGAAAGGGCAAGTGGTCATGGATTTTGCATCAAAATTTCTGTAACAGCGCTATTGTAAGGCTTCAGGGGAAAGATAGTATATGCAAAGAGGCGATCGCCACTTTACTGGGGTTAATCGTTATGATCGCCAATGAGACAAGTTTTCAGGAGATTCATCAAGATGGAAAAAGCGCTCTATGATCGTGATTTTTTGGTGTGGATCGAGAAAACTGTCGAGGAACTTAAAGCTCAAAATTTTGCAGCCCTGGATTTAGAACACTTAATTGATGAGGTGGAATCCTTGGGGAAACGGGAAAAACGTGAACTCAAAAGTCGCTTAATTACGCTATTTGAGCATCTCCTAAAGCGCCACTATGTCCCTATGCCTGAATGTTATCGGGGTTGGGATGTAACGATTCGGAGAACTCAATCTAAATTAAAAGATTTGTTAGCAGATTCTCCTAGTTTGAGTCATTTACTCGAAGAAATTTACCTGGATTGTTATCAGGAAGCTATAGCCAATATGCAACTTGAATATGATGTGAAATTTCCCCAGGATTATCCTTTTCTTAGTCCCCCACAAAACCTATTGAATTAAGTCTAACCATTGTTGAATTTGGTGAAGATTCTATTTTTTAAAGGCGATCGCCTTTTTTTAAACGGTGACGTCAAAAGCGAGTAGCCCCAAGCGAACCGAACCCGAAACGACGGATTCCACTACTCAACCAGCAAGGTGAGAATTTTACATTTTGTTACAATGTAAGCAGTGAAAGCGGACAAAAAGGTTTTCAATAGCGCTAAACGTAAGTCTTTTTGGGCCTCAACAACCATTCGGGAGGTTCATTTATGAACGGCAATTTTCGGGTGGGGAATTTATTTGGGATTCCCTTCTACATCAATATTTCTTGGTTTATTGTTCTGGTGCTCGTTACCCTAAACTTTGGCGGCGGCCTGGCGTCTCAGTTTCCGGCCCTCGGCATCAACGCCTTAATTTTAGGATTAGTAGCAGGTTTGCTCCTGTTTGCTTCTGTATTACTCCACGAGTTGGGCCACAGTTATGCGGCGATTCGCCAAGGAATTGGTGTAAACTCCATCACCCTATTCCTGTTCGGGGGACTCGCCAACCTTGATGAGGAAGCGAAAACTCCCGGTGGTGCATTCTGGATTGCCGTAGCAGGGCCGCTTGTGAGTTTGGCTCTATTTATCGCGCTTTTCCTCTTAACGGGTAGCGGTGTCCTGAGTGGGCCGCCAGCGGCGATCGCCGGATTGTTGGCTTACATCAACTTAATCTTGGCCACCTTTAATATGATCCCTGGTCTACCCCTTGATGGTGGTAACGTCCTCAAATCCATCGTCTGGAAACTGACGGGGAACCGCTTCACCGGCACGATCTGGGCCAGCCGTGTTGGTCAGTTCATCGGTTGGACAGCGATTATTCTCGGTGCATTATCTATCCTTGGTATTTCTAATGTGGGTAGCTTCTGGACACTGATTATTGGTTGGTTCTTACTCCAAAACGCGGGTCGTTCTGCTCAATCTGCCACCATTCAATCAGCCCTCTCTGGTTTAACGGCCGCTGATGCAGTGGTTAAAGACAGTCCGATTATCTCAGCAGAAACGACGCTACGGGATTTAGCAAACAGTGCTATTCGCTCTGGTAACCAGTGGAAACGCTTCCTAGTCCAGGACGAAACAGGTCAATTGCTCGGTGAGGTGCACCTTGATGTTCTCCGCGCAGTGCCTACCAATGACTGGCCCCACAATCAAGTGCGTGATTTCATCAAATCTGTCCCTGCGGAAAATCAAGTCCAGTCTGATTTGTCACTCTTAGATGTGGCCGCCAAACTCGAACAACAAGGTTTGCAAGCCCTCGCCGTCATCCAGACCAATGGAACTCTTGTGGGACTCCTAGAGAAGTCCGCGATCATTAAACTATTGCAAAGCAGTCAGCAGGAGGCAAAAGTCCAGTCTGCTTAATCGTTAACTCAAAAATTAATATCAACTTGGGCGATCGCCTTTTGGGAGCAAAAAAGTTTCCGGGGCGATCGCCTGATTTTGAGGTTTTCCCCAGGAATCCACCGCAAAGAATGTCACAATACAGACAGTAAAGTTTGTAGCGCAAAAATTTTTCGTAACTCCTATGTCTAGTGTGCCTCCTGTCCTGAGCGGAAGTGAAATTCGGTCAAAATTTTTAGAGTTTTTCAACCAGCGGCAACACCCCATCCTCCCCAGTGCTTCCCTTGTGCCGGAGGATCCCACGGTACTTTTGACCATTGCGGGGATGTTACCGTTTAAGCCGATTTTCCTCGGACAGCAGGACGCCCCTAGCCCCCGCGCCACCACCTCCCAAAAATGTATCCGCACCAATGACATTGAGAACGTAGGCCGCACCGCCCGGCACCATACTTTCTTTGAGATGCTCGGAAATTTTAGTTTTGGGGACTATTTCAAAGAACAGGCGATCGCCTGGGCATGGGAACTGTCCACAGAAGTATTTCAGCTTGACCCGAAAAATATTGTCGTTAGCGTGTTCCGTGAAGACGATGAAGCCTTTGATATTTGGCGTGATCAAGTCGGTGTGCCCGAAAAACGAATTATCCGCATGGGTGAGGAAGACAATTTCTGGAAATCTGGCCCCACTGGCCCCTGTGGCCCCTGTTCCGAGTTGTACTATGACTTCAAACCAGAGTTGGGAGATGATGACATTGATCTAGAGGATGATACCCGGTTTATCGAGTATTACAACCTCGTTTTCATGCAATATAATCGCGACGCTGAAGGCAATTTAACCCCCCTCCAAAATAAAAATATTGATACAGGGATGGGGTTGGAGCGGATGGCGCAAATTCTTCAGCGCGTCCCCAACAACTATGAAACAGATCTGATTTTTCCGATTATTGAAACTGCCGCCAAAGCCGCCGGAATTCACTACGAAAAAGCGGACGAAAAAACAAAAGTTTCGTTAAAAGTCATTGGCGATCATGTGCGCTCTGTTGTCCATATGATTGCCGACGGGATTACTGCTTCTAATACCGATCGGGGTTACGTATTACGCCGTTTAATTCGGCGGGTGGTGCGTCATGGTCGGTTGATTGGCATTGAAGGCAATTTTATTAATCAAGTGGCAGAAACCGCGATTCAACTCTCTGAAACTGCCTACTCCAATACCCGTGAGCGGGAAAGTTTTATCAAGCAGGAATTAGAGCGGGAAGAAAACAATTTCCTGAAAACTTTAGAGCGGGGTGAAAAACTGCTTGCAGAAATTATTTCAAAAGAAAAAAAACAAATTTCTGGGGTTGATGCTTTTACCCTATTTGATACGTTTGGTTTTCCCTTTGAATTGACCCAAGAAATCGCTGAAGAAAACGGTTTAACGGTTGATGCTGAAGGCTACAAAGCGGAGATGAAAAAGCAGCAAGAACGTTCTAAAGCCGCCCATGAAACCATTGATTTAACTGTCCAAGGAAGCCTTGATGAATTAGCTGAACATATTCATCCGACGGCATTTTTGGGCTATACCGATCTGCAATCCCAAGTGAAAATTGAAGCGGTTTTAGTGGATGGGCATCGGGTTGAACAGGCGGAGGCTGGTGCGGAAATACAGCTCATTTGTGACCAAACACCTTTCTACGCGGAATCTGGGGGACAAATTGGCGATCGCGGTTATTTTTCGGGCGAGAATCTCGTGGTTCGCATTACCGATGTGCAGAAAGAATCGGGATTTTTTGTTCACTATGGCAAGGTGGAACGGGGTGTTTTAAACGTTGGTGAAACCCTTAATGCCACGATCGATCGGGCTTGTCGTCGGCGTGCCCAAGCGAATCACACCGCAACCCATTTGTTGCAAGCAGCCTTGAAAAATATTGTGGATGATTCCATCTCCCAGGCGGGTTCTTTAGTGGACTTTGATCGCCTCCGGTTTGACTTTAATTGTCCTCGGGCTTTAACACCGGCTGAATTAACGCAAATTGAGGATCAAATTAATACTTGGATCGCTGAAGCCCATGATAGTCAAGTGACAGTGATGCCCATCGCTGAAGCGAAAGCAAAAGGGGCAGTGGCAATGTTCGGGGAAAAATATGGGGAAGAAGTCCGAGTGGTCGATTTCCCCGATGTTTCGATGGAACTTTGTGGCGGTACCCATGTTAAAAATACCGCTGAAATTGGTCTGTTTAAGATTATCTCTGAAACGGGTATTTCTTCTGGTATTCGCCGCATTGAAGCGGTTGCCGGAGCCGCTGTTTTAGAATATTTAAAAGTCCGCGATCAAGTGGTGAAAGAATTGGGTGATAAGTTTAAAGCCAAGCCCGAAGAAATCACTGAACGGGTGGAGAATATTCAAACTGAACTCCGCAATACCCAGAAAGAACTAGAGAAAGTGAAGGGAGAACTGGCGATCGCCAAATCGGAAGCCCTTGTCAGCCAAGCGGAAACCGTCGGTGACTTTAAGATCCTCGTGGAAAATATGGGGGATCTCGATGCCAAAGCCCTGCAAACTGCCGCCGAACGTTTACAACAAAAACTCGGTAATGCAGCGGTGGTCTTAGCCTCCACCCCAGAAGACGGCAAAGTTTCCTTGGTGGCAGCCTTTAGCGAAGGCATTTATAAAGACAAAAAGCTGCAAGCCGGTAAATTCATCGGCGGCATCGCTAAACTCTGCGGCGGTGGCGGCGGCGGTCGTCCGAATCTTGCTCAGGCCGGGGGACGGGATGCCAGTAAATTACCAGAAGCCCTCCAAACCGCAAAACAACAATTGCTTGATGCTCTGGGTTAAACACTGCAGCAATTGAATGATCGGGATGGGTTCTTAATGCTCATCCTTTTTTATTGGCTATGGCTGTTTGAGATAGCGTTCAACCAATAAAATCGCCACGATATCATCGATAGGTCGGGGGGGCAGGCGCATTCCTTGGGGGAGTAATCTCTGAAATAGATTGGGTGGATACATCTGCCAATAGCGATCACGGGCTTCGAGGGTGCTGTTGCGTTCATTCACAAAGGCGATCGCCAGCCCCTGGGGCAAAATAGCGCTTAGTTTTTGGTGCCATTCTTTGGCCGTTGTTTGATTGCCCATGACCACCAGGGAAACGCCATACTGTTGGCACCATTCTTTCGCAATGTTGGGTGCTTGATCCGCAGCAATGACACCGTGGTTCAACAATTGCCCTTGGCCATCCAGCGCCGCAAGGCCACATTTGTCACGACCTGGGTCAAACCCAAGATAAATGCTCATGTATTCTTTTTGTCCTACTGTCTGATGACGATTCTACCGTTATTCAGCCCCACCAATTCTAAGCGGAGCGGCCCTGCCGTAAAGCCGTTTTCGATGGCGATCGCCCGAATTTCTGTGATGGGTTCTGGCGCGTTGTTGAGGGCTTCGACGAAATCAATGATGTGGCCCACATTGCCATCTTTTACCTGAATATCCCCCAGGACACCCGCTCGTCGTGCCCGGAATTGCGCTGCCCCCAACAAGAAATCCACTGGACGGCGGGCGGCGCTCGGATTTTGCACACTGAGCTCCTCTAAAGATAAAGTGGCAATCACTTCCCCCGCCCGAAAAACCTGCTCATTTAAAGTCACATCCGCAAATACTTGAACGGAACCTTCCCCCTGGAGATAGTTCCCCGCTGCCAGGAGACGCACCACATAGTCCCGACCATCGGCAATTTGCCCAAGAAGTTGTTGCACCTGGGCATTGGTAATTTGCACCACCCGCGCCTCAAAATCAGGATTAACGCCCCCGGTGGCAATGATTGCATTACGATTCGCTTCCCGGAGCAGCTGATCAACGGCCTGGGTCGCTGCTTTGGGATCGATAATCCGCACCACGCCAAAGGCTAAGACCTGCCCCGTGGTGAGGGCCACATTCCCGCTGCGGAAATTGATGTAGTTGGCTTCGAGGATATCAATTTGCTCTTCTAGGGAGCCAATTTGATTTTCTAGGCCCGTGAGCACTTGATCCTTTTGGGCGATCGCCTGGTCGAGTTCGGCAATGCGACCATCGCGCTGGTTGATCTCGGCTTGGAGTTCACTTTGTTGGGCTTCTAAGGCTTCAATCTGCTGGGAGCGCTCCTCAATAATGGTGTTTTGTTGATTCAGTTGGGCGCGGAGGGTTTCGCTTTGGGCCTGGAGGCGATCGCGCTGTTGTCGCAGGGTCGTTTGTTCTGTGGTGAGCGCATTAATATCGGCCTGGAGGACACTGGCCTGTTCCCGAAAGCCTTCTAGTTGGGTTTGGGCTGTTTCAAATTTTGCTTCAATCTCCTGTAAATCTTGTTCTGCCTCTAGGCGATCGTCCCTGGCAGCTTGCAATTCCTTTTCAATCTTTTCCTTTTCTGCCGTCACATCCATCAACTCTTGTCGCCGCTGGGCGAGGATTTCATCCAACTGAAAAACCCCCTGGCGCAAAGACTTACTCAACCCGAACAATAAGCCCAAGGTGCTGGCGGCGATCACTGTCCCCGTCATGACCGTGACGACCACCGCCGTTTGTTTTGGCCGTAGATTAAATAACGTCAGCCGCGCTTTGCCGACCTTACTACCCAGGCGATCGCCCAGTGCTGCCAGGATGCCCCCCAAGATTAAAACCGAAAAAATTAGTACAAAAGCACTGGTCATTTAACAAAAAGGTGACATCCGAACACACAAGTATGACTTTTCTACTTTAGCGTTAAGCGAACTGTTGACTCAGGTTTACGGGGTCATGGACGGTAATTTTTTTCTTATAAATCGAAATCATGTCCTGTTCTCGAAGTTCCCCCAGGAGGCGCGTCACTGTCACCCGCGTTGAGCCAATTGCTTCGGCGATCGCCTGGTGGGATAGCTTGAGATCGATACGAATCCCTTCATCGGTCGGCACCCCGAAATCTCGACAGAGAATCAACAGGAAACTCACGAGGCGCGAGCCCATGTCCCGGTGAGCTAGAGTTTCGATCATCATCTCCGTTTGCAAAATGCGCGACGACAACCCCTTTAGCATTAACATCGCCAGTTCTGGGTGTTCATTAAGAGCCTTTTGCACCTGCTCAATGGGAGCCGACAACAACTCCACTGGCGTAAAAGCCACCGCATGGTAAAAGCGATCCGATTTTTGTCCCGTGAGTAGCGATAAAACCCCAAAGACACTGTTCTCTCGGAGGAGGGCCACCGTAATTTCTTCCCCCGCTTCGTAGACCCGGGACAAACGGACAGCCCCTTTCAGGAGGAAATAAACCCGTTCCGCTGGATCCCCCGGAAAAAAGATCGTCTTGCCCCGGTCATAGTTCTCCACGACGGGTGGGAAGGGGCCACTGTGAAACTGACGAAACGCCGTCGCAAGGTCTGTAATTTGAGTCGCAGGTAATTCAGGCACTGGATTGGCAGAAGAAAAAGGAGGTTGGTTGAAGTCAGGGTTGTACATCATAGATTCTGTTGGGCAACAGTTCCCCACCGTGATGGGTGAAACATTAGCGCTCAGTGTGCAGAGACCATGAGCATTCCCCTTAAACTAAATCTTACTCTGGTATAGTATTTTGTACTTTTTGCTTCAAAATAATTATGGATTTCTGGGTTAGTTCCCAGGCATTTTGCAGAATTTCCCCTGATTTGCCCTAAAGTAGCCGTTTGCATCGAGGTCACCAGAGCGCGAAGATAATATACGCTGGCTTCTTGGCTTTAATTTTTTATACTTTTTGAGAACCCATATGCTTGATTTAACTGGAAAAAATGCCCTAGTCACTGGGATTGCAAATAACAAATCCATTGCCTGGGGGATCGCCCAACAATTACATGCCGCCGGGGCGAATATTGGGGTCACTTATCTCCCCGATGACAAAGGACGGTTTGAGAAAAAAGTAGGTGAGCTTGTTGCGCCCCTCAACCCTTCTCTTTTCCTCCCCTGTAATGTGCAAGATGATGCCCAGGTGGATCAAGTGTTTGAGTCTGTCAAAAAAGAGTGGGGCAAGTTAGATATTTTGATCCACTGTCTTGCCTTTGCGAATCGCGAAGATTTGACGGGTGATTTTAGTGATACTTCGCGGGATGGTTTTAATACGGCCCTCGACATTAGTGCCTATTCTTTAACGCGTCTCGCCCGGGGTGCCAAAACAGTGATGACAGAAGGGGGCGCGATTGTAACCCTAACTTACCTGGGTGGGGTGAAGGTTATCCCCAATTACAATGTGATGGGTGTGGCAAAGTCGGCTCTCGAAATGAGTGTGCGTTACTTGGCGGCGGACCTCGGCCCCAGTAATATTCGCGTGAATGCAATTTCGGCCGGCCCGATCCGGACTTTGGCGTCTTCAGCGGTGGGTGGCATCCTCGATATGATTCACCATGTGGAAGCAACGGCTCCTTTGCGCCGAACCGTAACCCAAAAGGAAGTGGGTAATGCGGCGGCGTTCCTCTGTAGTGATCTTTCGAGTGGGGTCACAGGTCAAGTGCTCTATGTGGATTCTGGCTACGAAATCATGGGGATGTAATGTCCTAGTTTAGGGTTTTGCGTTCTTGGGCTCCCCCTCAGTGATAGGGGGATTTTGTTTTTTATTGGATGGATTCATGGCGGAAGCGTTTAAGCATATTTCGGTGTTGAGAGAAGAGTTGGTGGCGGGCTTGGGAGTAAAACCGGGGGGCCATTACCTGGATGTGACCCTGGGCGGCGGCGGCCATACAGCATTGATTTTGCAGCAGTATCCCGATGTGCGCGTTACGGGAGTGGATCGGGATGGTCAGGCGATCGCCGCTGCGTCAGAACGATTAAAAGAATTTGGCGATCGCTTTCGGGCGGTGCGGTCAAATTTTGGCGAATATAATCCCCAAGGAGAAAAATTTGATGGGATTATCGCGGATCTTGGGGTGAGTTCCGTACAGTTTGATCAAGGCGATCGCGGCTTTAGTTTTCGAATGGATGCGCCCCTCGATATGCGTATGGATCAACGGCAAAGCTTAACAGCGGCGGATATTGTCAACACCTATGAAGAAAAAGCGTTGGCGAATCTGTTCTATGAGTATGGTGATGAACGTTTGTCACGACAAATTGCCAAAAAAATAGCCATGAAACGCCCGATTCAGACAACTAAAGAATTAGAAGAAATCGTGTTTTATACCTATCATCCCAAGGCCAGAAAAGCGAAAATCCATCCGGCAACAAGGGTTTTTCAAGCATTACGTATTGCCGTAAATGGTGAACTCGATGCGCTGCAATATCTATTAGTCAATGCCCCCCAATGGCTCAAACCCCAAGGCAGATTAGGGATTATTAGTTTTCATAGCCTCGAAGATCGTCTGGTTAAAAATGCGTTTCGACAGCGGGAAATTTGGCGGGTACTCACCAAAAAGCCGATTGTTGCCAGTGATGAAGAAGTTGATCAGAATCCCCGGGCACGATCCGCAAAGTTGCGTTTTGCTGAGTTAAAAGAAGCCGCAGAATAGGGCGACTATCGCTCGAAGTACAGGAATTTTAACATCAAAATATGAATAATTGTATCGAGAAGAAATTGTTATTATCCTTTGGCGACACAATGGCTATAGATTGAAGTTAAAATCATGGCCA
Coding sequences within:
- a CDS encoding DUF29 domain-containing protein — translated: MEKALYDRDFLVWIEKTVEELKAQNFAALDLEHLIDEVESLGKREKRELKSRLITLFEHLLKRHYVPMPECYRGWDVTIRRTQSKLKDLLADSPSLSHLLEEIYLDCYQEAIANMQLEYDVKFPQDYPFLSPPQNLLN
- the rsmH gene encoding 16S rRNA (cytosine(1402)-N(4))-methyltransferase RsmH, which produces MAEAFKHISVLREELVAGLGVKPGGHYLDVTLGGGGHTALILQQYPDVRVTGVDRDGQAIAAASERLKEFGDRFRAVRSNFGEYNPQGEKFDGIIADLGVSSVQFDQGDRGFSFRMDAPLDMRMDQRQSLTAADIVNTYEEKALANLFYEYGDERLSRQIAKKIAMKRPIQTTKELEEIVFYTYHPKARKAKIHPATRVFQALRIAVNGELDALQYLLVNAPQWLKPQGRLGIISFHSLEDRLVKNAFRQREIWRVLTKKPIVASDEEVDQNPRARSAKLRFAELKEAAE
- a CDS encoding pre-16S rRNA-processing nuclease YqgF; amino-acid sequence: MSIYLGFDPGRDKCGLAALDGQGQLLNHGVIAADQAPNIAKEWCQQYGVSLVVMGNQTTAKEWHQKLSAILPQGLAIAFVNERNSTLEARDRYWQMYPPNLFQRLLPQGMRLPPRPIDDIVAILLVERYLKQP
- the ntcA gene encoding global nitrogen regulator NtcA, coding for MMYNPDFNQPPFSSANPVPELPATQITDLATAFRQFHSGPFPPVVENYDRGKTIFFPGDPAERVYFLLKGAVRLSRVYEAGEEITVALLRENSVFGVLSLLTGQKSDRFYHAVAFTPVELLSAPIEQVQKALNEHPELAMLMLKGLSSRILQTEMMIETLAHRDMGSRLVSFLLILCRDFGVPTDEGIRIDLKLSHQAIAEAIGSTRVTVTRLLGELREQDMISIYKKKITVHDPVNLSQQFA
- a CDS encoding site-2 protease family protein → MNGNFRVGNLFGIPFYINISWFIVLVLVTLNFGGGLASQFPALGINALILGLVAGLLLFASVLLHELGHSYAAIRQGIGVNSITLFLFGGLANLDEEAKTPGGAFWIAVAGPLVSLALFIALFLLTGSGVLSGPPAAIAGLLAYINLILATFNMIPGLPLDGGNVLKSIVWKLTGNRFTGTIWASRVGQFIGWTAIILGALSILGISNVGSFWTLIIGWFLLQNAGRSAQSATIQSALSGLTAADAVVKDSPIISAETTLRDLANSAIRSGNQWKRFLVQDETGQLLGEVHLDVLRAVPTNDWPHNQVRDFIKSVPAENQVQSDLSLLDVAAKLEQQGLQALAVIQTNGTLVGLLEKSAIIKLLQSSQQEAKVQSA
- the fabI gene encoding enoyl-ACP reductase FabI; translated protein: MLDLTGKNALVTGIANNKSIAWGIAQQLHAAGANIGVTYLPDDKGRFEKKVGELVAPLNPSLFLPCNVQDDAQVDQVFESVKKEWGKLDILIHCLAFANREDLTGDFSDTSRDGFNTALDISAYSLTRLARGAKTVMTEGGAIVTLTYLGGVKVIPNYNVMGVAKSALEMSVRYLAADLGPSNIRVNAISAGPIRTLASSAVGGILDMIHHVEATAPLRRTVTQKEVGNAAAFLCSDLSSGVTGQVLYVDSGYEIMGM
- a CDS encoding DUF3084 domain-containing protein; the encoded protein is MTSAFVLIFSVLILGGILAALGDRLGSKVGKARLTLFNLRPKQTAVVVTVMTGTVIAASTLGLLFGLSKSLRQGVFQLDEILAQRRQELMDVTAEKEKIEKELQAARDDRLEAEQDLQEIEAKFETAQTQLEGFREQASVLQADINALTTEQTTLRQQRDRLQAQSETLRAQLNQQNTIIEERSQQIEALEAQQSELQAEINQRDGRIAELDQAIAQKDQVLTGLENQIGSLEEQIDILEANYINFRSGNVALTTGQVLAFGVVRIIDPKAATQAVDQLLREANRNAIIATGGVNPDFEARVVQITNAQVQQLLGQIADGRDYVVRLLAAGNYLQGEGSVQVFADVTLNEQVFRAGEVIATLSLEELSVQNPSAARRPVDFLLGAAQFRARRAGVLGDIQVKDGNVGHIIDFVEALNNAPEPITEIRAIAIENGFTAGPLRLELVGLNNGRIVIRQ
- the alaS gene encoding alanine--tRNA ligase, with the translated sequence MSSVPPVLSGSEIRSKFLEFFNQRQHPILPSASLVPEDPTVLLTIAGMLPFKPIFLGQQDAPSPRATTSQKCIRTNDIENVGRTARHHTFFEMLGNFSFGDYFKEQAIAWAWELSTEVFQLDPKNIVVSVFREDDEAFDIWRDQVGVPEKRIIRMGEEDNFWKSGPTGPCGPCSELYYDFKPELGDDDIDLEDDTRFIEYYNLVFMQYNRDAEGNLTPLQNKNIDTGMGLERMAQILQRVPNNYETDLIFPIIETAAKAAGIHYEKADEKTKVSLKVIGDHVRSVVHMIADGITASNTDRGYVLRRLIRRVVRHGRLIGIEGNFINQVAETAIQLSETAYSNTRERESFIKQELEREENNFLKTLERGEKLLAEIISKEKKQISGVDAFTLFDTFGFPFELTQEIAEENGLTVDAEGYKAEMKKQQERSKAAHETIDLTVQGSLDELAEHIHPTAFLGYTDLQSQVKIEAVLVDGHRVEQAEAGAEIQLICDQTPFYAESGGQIGDRGYFSGENLVVRITDVQKESGFFVHYGKVERGVLNVGETLNATIDRACRRRAQANHTATHLLQAALKNIVDDSISQAGSLVDFDRLRFDFNCPRALTPAELTQIEDQINTWIAEAHDSQVTVMPIAEAKAKGAVAMFGEKYGEEVRVVDFPDVSMELCGGTHVKNTAEIGLFKIISETGISSGIRRIEAVAGAAVLEYLKVRDQVVKELGDKFKAKPEEITERVENIQTELRNTQKELEKVKGELAIAKSEALVSQAETVGDFKILVENMGDLDAKALQTAAERLQQKLGNAAVVLASTPEDGKVSLVAAFSEGIYKDKKLQAGKFIGGIAKLCGGGGGGRPNLAQAGGRDASKLPEALQTAKQQLLDALG